In the Balaenoptera ricei isolate mBalRic1 chromosome 1, mBalRic1.hap2, whole genome shotgun sequence genome, CAGACCTTCCCTCCCAGGACAAACTGGCAGAGAGGAAAGCGCTGCTGCTGCAGGCGGTGCAGAGGTGAGTGGTGGCGGGCTCTCCATCCCCTGCCCCTTGACCTCCAGACACCTGTCTCATAGCCTGGGCCTGGGCAGGCCCCGGCCCACCCTGGAGAGCAAGACATCCAGGTGTCTACCGGTGAGGAGGAAAACGTGGCTCGGGGCTCAGGGCTCAGGGAAGGGGTGTCAAGGAAGGATGCACAAAGCTGGTGGGGAGATGGAACCACCCAGTTCTGAGCCCGCCCCCCAAGTGGGGGTGGGcagccctccccttggagatgaGGCTGCCTGCTCCTCCCCCAGCCAGTATGAAGAAAAGGACAAGGCCTTCAAGGAGCAGCTCTCCCATTTGGCTACTCTGCTGCCCACCCTGCAGGTAAGGGGAGCTGGGGGCGCAGGGCCGGGCACCCAGCCCAGGCACTGAGCAGTGTCCCTCTCGCAGGTCCACCTGGTCATCTGCTCTTCCTTCCTCAGCTTGGCCAACAAGGCTGAGTTCCTGGACCTGGGCTATGTGAGTGCCCACAGCTTCTgtgtctcccctcctccccaccaggaACCCACCCTGCACACCAGAGCCCCCCACCTCAGGGCTGGGCAGCCTGTTACCTGGAGGCTGGACTAGAGGGTCTTTGGGTGGCCCCCTCTTCCACACCATCATCTACAAAACATTTAGGGGCTACCTGAACCCCTTTTAAGAGgacatcagggaattccctggcggtccaatggttaggactccagccGGTTCAATCCttgctggtcggggaactaagatcccgcaagccacgcaaagcgcggccaaaaaataaacaaaaaaataagaggaCAGCAAAGCCTTAGGAGGGGGCATAAGCCTGCTCCCCCGAGGTGCAGGGTGTCGCCTGGAGTCCAGACCCCCCAGGCTTTCCTGTGgatttgggggcaggggtggtgtgGAGGATTGGATGGCAGGTGAAGTCCTAAAGACGGACGCGCCCTCGGGTCCTCCCGCCTCCCTGTCACCCCCACGCCCCCACCCACCTGAGCGCAGGAGCTGGTGGAGAGGCTGCAGGGCATCGTCACGCGGCCACATCGCCTACGGCCGGCTCAGAGCAGCAAGGTGGGCGGGGCcgcggggtgggcggggccgcGGGGTGCGCCGGGCCGGGGCGGAGGCCCGCGGAGTATGGAGCTGCCTCACGAGCTcgtccttcccccccccccccacccacccagatCGCCAGCGACCACCGCGCCGAGTTCGCGCGCTGCCTGGagccgctgctgctgctgggacCGCGCCGGGCGGCGGGTGCCGGGGGCGGTACCAGCACGTGAGCCGCAGGGGCGCCGGGACCGGGAAGGGGGTGCGGGCACAAGGTCCCCGTTGGGGTGGGGGCCGCCCTTCCCAGCTCGCCGAGCTCCCCGCGCCGCGTCTGGGCTCCAAAGACGTCCACGCGGGAGGGAGAGTCCGCCCAGCCTGGAAACAGCCGTCGGGGCCGCCCTGGATCGGAAGCCCTTGGCTGACCTGGAGTGGAGCCAGGCCAGGGGTGGACAGAGGGACTCAGGGGCGCCCCCAACCGCCGCCGCTGCACCCGGACTGGGGTGTCTAAGCCCTGAAAGGAAGGGGTAGCTTAGGGTGGGACCTGGGTCGCCAGAAGCCGCAGGGGGTCTGActtccggggggggggggaacccagTCTAGAGAGCCGGAGACCCCCGGGGGAGTTAGGAGAAATGCCTAAGCTGGATATGTCTGCTAAGAGCTCCAGGGCCCCAGGCAAGGGATACTGGGCATCAGGCCAGATTTGCAAGGTCGAGTGTGTGTGGGTGAACATAACTGCCTGAGGACATCCTGGTGGACATCCCTGAGGACATCCTGGTGGACTCTTCTGCACATTGGCATCAccctcaggatttttaaaaataccctgCTGATGTCATTGGTCTTGGGTGTACACAGCCTTGCGTCAGGTGTTTTCAGAGCCCCTGCGTGGTTGTGGTGTGCAGCCTGGGGTGAGAGGGCTGAGAACGcgctgggaggctgggggaggggaagacccTCTGGACCCCCTACGTCTACATCCACACTAGTTCTCTCCCCAGGCTAGCAGGGGGCTCGGGCCCCAAGGTGCTGATGGGGCCCATCTGCCCTTCCCCCGTGGGAAAGATGTTGGGGTCACCGGTCCAAAAGCCCACGCTGCACCGGTCCATCAGCACCAAGGTGCTGCTGGCAGAGGGCAACGATTCACCCTTCACGGAACACTGCCGCCACTTTGAGAACTCCTACCGGGTGAGGGGGCCAGGGACCTGCCAGCTGGGAAAGGCCCCACCCCTTCTCACCAAGGTGCAGCGGCCAAATCTAGTCCTGGCCACCTGGCCTGCAAGCCGTCCCTCCACCGAGGCCCCCGCAGTGCACCCAGCCTGCAGGAAACACAGGCACTCACGCGGTCTCTCCCCCCAGCGCCTGCAGGCAGAGATGCAGAACCTGAAGGACCAGGTACAGGAGCTGCACCGGGACCTCACCAAGCACCACTCGCTCATCAAGGCCGAGATCATGGGTGATATCCTGCACAAGTCCCTGCAGGTGGACACACAGATCGCCTTGGAGTATGCTTCCGTGGAGGGCATGAGAGCAGTCTTCCAGGAGGTAGCCCTTCCCGAGGAACCTCCCTCCCCTGCAGCCCCACCTGTCAGCATGTACATGGGCTACCCCAAGacaggaagggggggggggaccTTGGCCTGGTGCCCCAGGAGTCCCTCGTGTGGCAGGCTCTGGAACCTGGGCCTTTGCTGCCTGGAACCACGTGAACTGGCTGGGAGTGTCCTATGGCTCTGAGTAGCTAGAGGACAGAAATGCTGCCAAGGGAAATTCCAACTCACGGCCACGTGCAGTATCcaacttactttctctttcagatttgggAGGAATCCTACCAGCGCGTGGCTAACGAGCAGGAGATTTATGAAGGTCCTGGGCAGCTGCTGGGCACACCCCTGCCCTGGAGCTAATCCACATGCTTTCAGGGGCAGGAAGCCAGTTACCCACTAACCAGATACGAACCCCCGTGCTCTTCCCCCCAGCTCTTGACTTTGCCTCACAGCTGCTAACCGGCCCCCAAATGATATATCTGAGATCAGGATTCAGTAAGTAGGATGCCTTCACGAGTCTTGCCTCACTCTTTACTTAGAGGTAATCACTGAAATAGTTGGGTTATTTAGATGGTTCAAGGCTGGAGAGTAAGAATTTGAAGCCAACAAGACCTAACGCTCTGGCCTGGGCCCCCACAGCCCAGCTCCATGACCTCCTCCAGCTGAAGCAGGAGAATGCCTACCTGACCACCATCACCAAGCAGATCACGCCCTACGTCCGCTCCATTGCCAAGGTGAAGGAGCGGCTAGAGCCCAGGTGAGACCAGGGAGTGTTCCGGGGGAACCAAGACACTTCAGAATGGGCGTGGGAAAGGTGCCACACCTCTGGAAGAGCCCCTTTCAGGGAAGTCAGTGGGCCAGGTCGTGAAGGTTTAATCAGGGCATCTGGGAGGACCAGGTGCTGGACATCTGCCAAAACACAGAATGAGCACGCTGCTCTGAGTTTCTGCTTTTTTCCTGCACACAACTGCCCATCTCTTTACACCTTGGGGGTGTAATGAGGGTCCTTAGCTGATCCAGACAGCaggacacagaggaaagagaaCTTCCCCAGTACATGGTTAAGCCAAGTCTAGATAGGAACCTGGACCAGGCTCTCAGCACCATACTTGGGCACTGGAGGTGTTACAGTGGCAGAGGATTTTTGGTGGCAGGTCCTCAATGTGCCTGCCTCTCAAGTCTGCGCCCCAGGGTGGTTGCCCTGTAGGGCTGGTACACAGTGGTCAACCTGGCCTCTCCCTCCACCACCCTCCAGGGGACTCCATTTGCCTCACTCCAAAGTGAGATCTCCTGATTCCCATATGACACATGTCCTCTTTCATGGTTTGGTGGAGCCCATCCCCCAAGCAGCTCCTTGAGAAAGGGTACAGAGAAGGGGCATGTTTTGAACAGCGCAAGGCTGCGATATCTTTATTCTGCCTTTGCACTTGACTGATAGTTTTGCTGGGTATTGAATTCTAGATGGAAATTCTAAATTGGAAATGATTTTCCTTCGAAGGCATCACTctactgtcttctggcttccaaGGCTGTCTTTGAGAAGTTTGAAGGCATTCTGATTCCTAATCCTTATAATGTGACCCActtattctctttatttatttattttaatatttatttatttcggctgtgccgggtcttagttgcagcacgtgggatctttagctgcggtatgtgggatctttagttgcagcatgcggacttcttagttgcagtatgtgaactcttagttgcagcatgcatgcgggatctagttccccaaccagggatcgaacctgggccccctgcattgggagcacagcgtcttaccccctggaccactggggaagtccccacTTATTCTCTCTTCAGAAGCTGGTGGAATCTTCTCTGCTcccagtgttctgaaatttcacattGGTGAGGGTCTAATTCTATCCATTGGGTACCGGTGGGTCCTTTCAATCTGGAAATTCATGTCCTTGTTTGGGCATATTTCTTCTTGAACTGGTTAGTTGATTTTCtccactttttctctttctggaattcttACTGGGTATTGGCCTTCTGGGGCTGGCCCTCTGATTTACCATCTCTTTTCAGTCTTGTTTTCCACCTCTTCATCTTTTTGCTGTACTTTCTGGGAGATTTCCTCTCTTATCTTCTGACTCTTCTATTTagttcttcatttttgaagaaaatttccaagagctcttttaaatgttttaaattgtttttcatttccaaaGAGGTGTTTTTGGTACCCTGACTGCTCTTGTTACACAGCATTCTGTTGTTTCATGGACAGAATATCTTACCCCTTTGGGGGCTGATAgatgtttttttgcttttgtttttttaagtttccttctCCCTGAAGTCTGTTTCCTCCAAGTTACTTTTTGTTTATGTAGGTTTCTACCTTCCCTGTTAAAGGCTTTTCTCAGCTGTCAGGAAGTCTTTGATCACCTGTTCATGTTAGGAGTTGGGGTTGGGGAGAGCAGGCTGGAAGCTCTGAGCACATGGGCGGTGCTTCAGTGTAAGGGATCTGGGTGGGCAgcgttttttgttttgctttatcttACTTTTGATGCCCCAACGTCAGTTTTAGATCTTTGCCCAGTTTCCTCCCGGGAAGGTCACCGTATGGAGTATCTGTATGCACAGCTGATTTTCTGTCCTTCAGTAGTTCTCACGGTGGGTCGCACCCTCCCAGAGACTAACCCTTCAgtattgggggtgggggcagcagtTCGGAGGTAGGGATCTTGACCTTCATCGTCCTATTTCAGTCCCACCCTCCTGCTTGCAGAGGCATCGGGGCTGCCCGTGCCTGGGCCCCCTGAGGATTCTGTGGTGGGAACTGGTCGGGCCTCAGCCGCTCAGGTCTGCTGAATTAGTGACCATTGTCTACATGCTCTCCAGTTCCAAAATTTTGCTGTTATCCTTTCCTGCTGTCAACCTGgagaggtttttttccccctcattgtTTTGGTCCCTTTACTAGTTTTAATGAGTTTGGGGAAGAAGGAAaattagagtgtgtgtgtgtgtgtgtgtgtgtgtgtgtgcaattgCTGTATTAATCCAGAACTGCCAAGCCACCTTTAAAGTGACTATTTTAACATGTCACACTGAGAGGTTGCACTCATCATGCCTTTTGCACAATTTTGATCAAATCCCTGACCAGCCAGGACTAGTTACAGTGTCCTCCTAAGCTGACATTTACTAAGCAGTTTACTCCagatactgtgtgattccatttataaaaccTCAAAACCAGGCAGAACTCACCCCTGGTGTTAGCAGTTGAGATTGGGATTATTCTGGGGGGCCTCTGGGTGGAGGTGACATCCTGGTGCCGCCTACCCAGCCTGTTCACGCTGTGTGCCCGTTCTAAgccgtgctcttaaccactggcGTCCTTCCCCTTCTGTGTGCTCTGCTTCGGTGGGCAGCTGGCTTCAGGTAGGGTGCTTCTGCCTGCCTGCAGGGGGCCACACCCCGGCAGAGTCACATCTCTGCGGGGAGGTGGCATCTGTGGTTGGTGTCAGCAAATGGAAAGCTCGGGCAGGAGCCCAGCTCCTGGAGGCTTGGGGCAAGCAGGGAGGCTGCCTCTACGCTTCTTCACGGCCCACTTTCCAGGTATCCGGAGCTGCCctctgcttcctcccctcccactgCTGGCAACTCACACCAACCCCACCCACCAAATCTGCTCTTGTTCCCACCATCCGCAACCTGTCGGCTGCACCCCTTGGCCTCGGAGAGCACCCGGGAGCCTGGGCTGTCTGTCACCTTCATCACACTCTTCTTTTGCTTCTGAGACGCCCCACACTCCCGGTTTGgttttcctcctgcccctccagctgttccttcttttgttttttttaaagggaaagagaaccttttttaaaatttttatttattttaatttatctttatttggttgcaccaggtcttagttgcggctcgccagctGCTTAGTCGTGGcatacgaactcttagttgcggcatgcacgtgggatctagttccctgaccagggatcgaacccgggccccctgcactgggagcacggagtcttaaccactgggccgccagggaggCCCCCCAGCTGTTCCTCCCTAGTCTCTTTGGCTGCGCTCTGCCTCCTCGGCTCAAGGCCCAAGTGTCCGTTTTCCCCAGGGCTCAGTCCCAGGCATTCTTCTCATCCTACGCCCTCTCCTTAAGGGGCTTCACCCAGTCCCCTGGCTTTAAAACCCCATGGTATGGCAGAGGACCCCCAATCCCCCTCCCCAGCACAGATCTGCCCAAGCTCTAGACTCATCTCCAAGTGCCCCTTCCTGGGAGAGTCTCCTCTTGGTGGTCTCAGGGCACCTCAAACCCCACAATGGCCCCGAACTTGGTTTCCTCCCCCCCGAACATGCTACTCCTGTTTCATCTCAGTGAAGGCGTCACAGTCACCCAGGCGCTCGAGTAAAAAGCCCAGGAGACAtggattcctttctttccttcacccCTATTGCCAACCCACCCTCAAGTCCTGTTGGCTCAACTGTCTTGGTCCACCTGCTTTGTCTCCACTGCGACCCTCAATCCAAGCCGCCGTCGTCAACCCCCTGACCCTGGCCCCTCCAGCACGTCACAGTCAGTGGTCTTTCTAAAGCCTATCATGCTGGGGCCTGAAAGTCCTTTCGGGACCCTCTCTGCCCACCTCTGACCACGTcggcccctccccacaccccaggcACAACGGCCTTTCAGTCCCGCAAAGAAGCTAGACTGgctgccacttccctgcctctgcctggaatgttcttgcTTCGCCTTGTTCCATGGACCTCATCACCCAGGTCTCAGCTTGAACGTCAGCAGGGAGGCCTTCCCAAACCACCCTACTGAAAGCGGGTCTCCCTCACTGTCACTCCCCATCATCCACCCCGCTGGGCCTCCTTCCCAACCTTGGCGTGTCTCCCCCCGCAGAACGGGTCTCCCACAAGAGCAGGGCCCAGCCTCTCTCGTCCACTGCCGTGGCCCTGGCCCTCGGTAAATATTTGAGGCCCAAAGTGTTTGCTCAAGTTTGGTGTTTGTGCAGTGAGCCTAAGCACACGCAGCGGGCCAGCTCTGCTGCATCCAGATTCCTGGGAACTGCTTTCTCTCACGCAGGTTTCAGGCCCCTGTGGATGAACCGTCAGACCATCTACAAAACACGCATGATGATGGCGTGAACGGCGAGGCCCAGGCCAGGTAAAGTGAGTCTTTCCAACCTGAGCGGGCAAACGATTTAATCTCAGAGACAAATACAGGCGACAAAGACTGACCTCCGGTTTTCTTTTGGTCCCAACTTGCCACTGACCAGCTCTACGGCCTCAGCTGGGCCTCAGTGTGTAAAATACAGGATCAGAGGGGTTCTTAAACTGGGCGGTGCCTTCAAACAAATGACCTCATAGATGACAGATGTGACCCTGATAGACATGACGTGAGGTTTATAACTAGGGACAGCCGTGGTTGCCGCCTGCCCCACCCACACCTCTGAGAGCGCAGGCTCCTACAGCACTGTGACTCGAGAAAAAGGGATCGAGGGTTATTTCTTCCTGTGAGAGAGCATTGCTACTCACTGGAGCCACAGTGTTTGCCAAAATAATtgccagagggagaagagaatgtGCAATAACAGATGTGTCACTGTCACAGGCTGATCTTTTCGTATTTCTCTGGAGTTGTAGAAAGTCAGAGCTAAAAgggcctgggggcggggagaggtCTGCTGCATCCAGAGCCACCACGAGGTTGGCGACAGAGCAGAAAGCAGCCCTACCCTTCCAGGCACCAtgcttcgggggggggggggggtgtcaatTCAAAGAGCAGGGTCACCACAAGCCACTGAAATGGTCTGCACTGCTGATGTTTTGGCAACTAAAAGTCATCAGAAGTGAATAAGAATCCtttaggaggggcttccctggtggcgcagtggttaagaatctgcctgccaatgcaggggacaccggttcgaaccctggtccgggaagatcccacatgccgtggagcaactaagcccgtgcgccgcaactactgagcctgcgctctagagcccacgcgccacaactactgagcccgcgagccacaactactgaagcccgcacgcctagagcccgtgctctgcaacaagagaagccaccgcaatgagaagcccgtgcaccacaacgaagagtagcccccgctcgccacaactagagaaagcccgcgcacggcaacgaagacccaatgcaaccaaaaataaataaatacataaatttattaaaaaaaaaaaaaagattcctttaggAGATGATGTAGTTAAGGTTCTATCACCCGCTGGTGCCTTCCCGGAAGGCTTGCCATTCTGAAAGCCTCTGCCTGGGTGGATTTTAGTGCTGGGACACAGGGAGAcaggggagcagagaggagcTCACATTAAGTGTTTCTTTAGGAACGATCCAGTGAGTGTCtcggagaggagagagaagacctCAGAGCCGAGAAACAGCCGGACCCTGAGCAGCCTCGCAGAAGAGCCTccactgaaaaataaagattctCACAGACCCAAACCGAAAAATGGGGGTGACGTCCCCACATGGAGAGAGCGCCCAGCTTAGCATGGGACTGGTCCCGGAGGTCGGGCGTTTCACAACATGCACGTCAAGGCTGGGATATTTAAGAAGAGGCGGTTCCCATCATGATTTTCTGTTTAATGTGTAATCATTTATCAGCAGTAAAACCCAGACAGTCTCTGCCAGGTCCCAATTTCAGGTTCTTTGGCTTGAGCTAGACTTCGTGTCGCCCCGAGTCCTGGTCCTCATCACGGTGACTCGGGACGGCATCCCAGTCCGCGTGGAAGATGTTACATGAGTGAACATCCAGCCTGAAGCCCCTCACGCCCCCTGCACCTCCCTGGCGTCTGTGTGCTAGTCCCGAGAGCTCCCGCTGGGGTGGGGTGTGCACCCGTCTGAATTTCGGGTGATGAGACTCGCCCACTGTGCAGCACCTGCCCTGCCACAGAGGAATCCGGCTCCTCCTGAACCACAGCCCCACTGTTAACCGGGCGCCGCTGGAAAGTTCCACCCGCTAATCTGAGCGCTGACTCAGcagcataggggaaaaaaaacccttcgCTCCAGCTTTTCTCACGGTAGGGCCAGGGCTGAGCGCATAAAGCCACGCAATAGCACCTGGTGGCCCGCATGGCAGGAGGTGGCCTCCGTCACGACTTCCCCACCGCTGTCCCTGCCTGCTGTCACTCTCCTGTGTTCACCTTCTATTGATATTAAAGCACGATTCACCAGCAACTTTGCTCTAGT is a window encoding:
- the RNF207 gene encoding RING finger protein 207 isoform X2, with the protein product MSGAIFAPLEGPGALDAASGPPLVCPLCRAQYEHPCLLDCFHDFCAGCLRGRTADGRLACPLCQHQTVVKGPSGLPPVDRLLQFLVDSSGDGMEVVRCANCDQECGKQDAETTYFCNTCGQPLCARCRDETHRARMFARHDIVALGQRSRDVLQKCTLHAEPYIMFSTDRKSLLCIRCFRDMQGESRAHCVDLESAYVQGCERLQQAMLAVKALQTATREAIALLQAMVDEVRRSAADEEAAIHALFGSMQDKLAERKALLLQAVQSQYEEKDKAFKEQLSHLATLLPTLQVHLVICSSFLSLANKAEFLDLGYELVERLQGIVTRPHRLRPAQSSKIASDHRAEFARCLEPLLLLGPRRAAGAGGGTSTLAGGSGPKVLMGPICPSPVGKMLGSPVQKPTLHRSISTKVLLAEGNDSPFTEHCRHFENSYRVRGPGTCQLGKAPPLLTKVQRPNLVLATWPASRPSTEAPAVHPACRKHRHSRGLSPQRLQAEMQNLKDQVQELHRDLTKHHSLIKAEIMGDILHKSLQVDTQIALEYASVEGMRAVFQEIWEESYQRVANEQEIYEDGSRLESKNLKPTRPNALAWAPTAQLHDLLQLKQENAYLTTITKQITPYVRSIAKVKERLEPRFQAPVDEPSDHLQNTHDDGVNGEAQARSGLENKFSTDSSPQTQQVHVDVPPGSVPARGICREAPAAAWVVCPRDLRRPRLESVRPSNQQRAHLSPMNL
- the RNF207 gene encoding RING finger protein 207 isoform X10, with the protein product MSGAIFAPLEGPGALDAASGPPLVCPLCRAQYEHPCLLDCFHDFCAGCLRGRTADGRLACPLCQHQTVVKGPSGLPPVDRLLQFLVDSSGDGMEVVRCANCDQECGKQDAETTYFCNTCGQPLCARCRDETHRARMFARHDIVALGQRSRDVLQKCTLHAEPYIMFSTDRKSLLCIRCFRDMQGESRAHCVDLESAYVQGCERLQQAMLAVKALQTATREAIALLQAMVDEVRRSAADEEAAIHALFGSMQDKLAERKALLLQAVQSQYEEKDKAFKEQLSHLATLLPTLQVHLVICSSFLSLANKAEFLDLGYELVERLQGIVTRPHRLRPAQSSKIASDHRAEFARCLEPLLLLGPRRAAGAGGGTSTSLPRLAGGSGPKVLMGPICPSPVGKMLGSPVQKPTLHRSISTKVLLAEGNDSPFTEHCRHFENSYRRLQAEMQNLKDQVQELHRDLTKHHSLIKAEIMGDILHKSLQVDTQIALEYASVEGMRAVFQEIWEESYQRVANEQEIYEAQLHDLLQLKQENAYLTTITKQITPYVRSIAKVKERLEPRFQAPVDEPSDHLQNTHDDGVNGEAQARNDPVSVSERREKTSEPRNSRTLSSLAEEPPLKNKDSHRPKPKNGGDVPTWRERPA
- the RNF207 gene encoding RING finger protein 207 isoform X11 encodes the protein MSGAIFAPLEGPGALDAASGPPLVCPLCRAQYEHPCLLDCFHDFCAGCLRGRTADGRLACPLCQHQTVVKGPSGLPPVDRLLQFLVDSSGDGMEVVRCANCDQECGKQDAETTYFCNTCGQPLCARCRDETHRARMFARHDIVALGQRSRDVLQKCTLHAEPYIMFSTDRKSLLCIRCFRDMQGESRAHCVDLESAYVQGCERLQQAMLAVKALQTATREAIALLQAMVDEVRRSAADEEAAIHALFGSMQDKLAERKALLLQAVQSQYEEKDKAFKEQLSHLATLLPTLQVHLVICSSFLSLANKAEFLDLGYELVERLQGIVTRPHRLRPAQSSKIASDHRAEFARCLEPLLLLGPRRAAGAGGGTSTLAGGSGPKVLMGPICPSPVGKMLGSPVQKPTLHRSISTKVLLAEGNDSPFTEHCRHFENSYRRLQAEMQNLKDQVQELHRDLTKHHSLIKAEIMGDILHKSLQVDTQIALEYASVEGMRAVFQEIWEESYQRVANEQEIYEAQLHDLLQLKQENAYLTTITKQITPYVRSIAKVKERLEPRFQAPVDEPSDHLQNTHDDGVNGEAQARNDPVSVSERREKTSEPRNSRTLSSLAEEPPLKNKDSHRPKPKNGGDVPTWRERPA
- the RNF207 gene encoding RING finger protein 207 isoform X4, with product MSGAIFAPLEGPGALDAASGPPLVCPLCRAQYEHPCLLDCFHDFCAGCLRGRTADGRLACPLCQHQTVVKGPSGLPPVDRLLQFLVDSSGDGMEVVRCANCDQECGKQDAETTYFCNTCGQPLCARCRDETHRARMFARHDIVALGQRSRDVLQKCTLHAEPYIMFSTDRKSLLCIRCFRDMQGESRAHCVDLESAYVQGCERLQQAMLAVKALQTATREAIALLQAMVDEVRRSAADEEAAIHALFGSMQDKLAERKALLLQAVQSQYEEKDKAFKEQLSHLATLLPTLQVHLVICSSFLSLANKAEFLDLGYELVERLQGIVTRPHRLRPAQSSKIASDHRAEFARCLEPLLLLGPRRAAGAGGGTSTSLPRLAGGSGPKVLMGPICPSPVGKMLGSPVQKPTLHRSISTKVLLAEGNDSPFTEHCRHFENSYRVRGPGTCQLGKAPPLLTKVQRPNLVLATWPASRPSTEAPAVHPACRKHRHSRGLSPQRLQAEMQNLKDQVQELHRDLTKHHSLIKAEIMGDILHKSLQVDTQIALEYASVEGMRAVFQEIWEESYQRVANEQEIYEAQLHDLLQLKQENAYLTTITKQITPYVRSIAKVKERLEPRFQAPVDEPSDHLQNTHDDGVNGEAQARSGLENKFSTDSSPQTQQVHVDVPPGSVPARGICREAPAAAWVVCPRDLRRPRLESVRPSNQQRAHLSPMNL
- the RNF207 gene encoding RING finger protein 207 isoform X12, whose amino-acid sequence is MSGAIFAPLEGPGALDAASGPPLVCPLCRAQYEHPCLLDCFHDFCAGCLRGRTADGRLACPLCQKSLLCIRCFRDMQGESRAHCVDLESAYVQGCERLQQAMLAVKALQTATREAIALLQAMVDEVRRSAADEEAAIHALFGSMQDKLAERKALLLQAVQSQYEEKDKAFKEQLSHLATLLPTLQVHLVICSSFLSLANKAEFLDLGYELVERLQGIVTRPHRLRPAQSSKIASDHRAEFARCLEPLLLLGPRRAAGAGGGTSTSLPRLAGGSGPKVLMGPICPSPVGKMLGSPVQKPTLHRSISTKVLLAEGNDSPFTEHCRHFENSYRVRGPGTCQLGKAPPLLTKVQRPNLVLATWPASRPSTEAPAVHPACRKHRHSRGLSPQRLQAEMQNLKDQVQELHRDLTKHHSLIKAEIMGDILHKSLQVDTQIALEYASVEGMRAVFQEIWEESYQRVANEQEIYEDGSRLESKNLKPTRPNALAWAPTAQLHDLLQLKQENAYLTTITKQITPYVRSIAKVKERLEPRFQAPVDEPSDHLQNTHDDGVNGEAQARSGLENKFSTDSSPQTQQVHVDVPPGSVPARGICREAPAAAWVVCPRDLRRPRLESVRPSNQQRAHLSPMNL
- the RNF207 gene encoding RING finger protein 207 isoform X1, encoding MSGAIFAPLEGPGALDAASGPPLVCPLCRAQYEHPCLLDCFHDFCAGCLRGRTADGRLACPLCQHQTVVKGPSGLPPVDRLLQFLVDSSGDGMEVVRCANCDQECGKQDAETTYFCNTCGQPLCARCRDETHRARMFARHDIVALGQRSRDVLQKCTLHAEPYIMFSTDRKSLLCIRCFRDMQGESRAHCVDLESAYVQGCERLQQAMLAVKALQTATREAIALLQAMVDEVRRSAADEEAAIHALFGSMQDKLAERKALLLQAVQSQYEEKDKAFKEQLSHLATLLPTLQVHLVICSSFLSLANKAEFLDLGYELVERLQGIVTRPHRLRPAQSSKIASDHRAEFARCLEPLLLLGPRRAAGAGGGTSTSLPRLAGGSGPKVLMGPICPSPVGKMLGSPVQKPTLHRSISTKVLLAEGNDSPFTEHCRHFENSYRVRGPGTCQLGKAPPLLTKVQRPNLVLATWPASRPSTEAPAVHPACRKHRHSRGLSPQRLQAEMQNLKDQVQELHRDLTKHHSLIKAEIMGDILHKSLQVDTQIALEYASVEGMRAVFQEIWEESYQRVANEQEIYEDGSRLESKNLKPTRPNALAWAPTAQLHDLLQLKQENAYLTTITKQITPYVRSIAKVKERLEPRFQAPVDEPSDHLQNTHDDGVNGEAQARSGLENKFSTDSSPQTQQVHVDVPPGSVPARGICREAPAAAWVVCPRDLRRPRLESVRPSNQQRAHLSPMNL